Part of the Pseudomonas lijiangensis genome is shown below.
GATAGGGACTCGCCCCGACATGACCATCTACGACCCTCAACTGACGCCCCACAACATCACCAACGGTGAGCAGGACAGCGAGCTGCCGATCACCATGAGGGTGCCGGGCACTCACTTGAAAGCCATCGAAGGCGGGACTCTGGAACTCTATTACGTGCTGGCCAAGGACATGAACGGCACGATCGTGCAGCGCGAGTCGGCCCACGCAACAAGACTGAATATCGGGGAACCCCGTGCCGAGCTGCCAGCTCCCAACGTGTTCGGGATCGTGGACGGTGTGATGGATCCGCAAATGACCGACACCACCCTGACAGTGGCGGTGTACCCGGGCATGGAACTGGGCGACTACGTCCACTACCTCTGGAAAGGCAGCGTCAGCGGAGAAACCACTGACTGGATAAAAATAACCACGTTCACCTTGAACAAGCCCGTGGTGTTCGACATTTCGGGCAGCCATATTGCCCCCAACGATGGTGGTACGGTTGAGGCGTCATGCTGGGTCATCCATGTAGGCAGCAACCGGCGCAGTGACTCGGAAATCCTGTCCTTCAAAGTCGGTAGCGAACAGCAAGTGTCCCTGCCTGAACCTTCCGTACCCGGCAGTGAAGATGGCCTTCTGGGGCTGGAGGAAATTCCCTCTGGGGCCAGGCTCATCGTTCCCCATTGGGATGGCATGGTGGCCGGGGATTACCTGATCGTCACCTGGCAGGACGATAAAGGCACCGCGCCTTACATCCTCGAGAAAAATATCACCGGGATCATGGTCGGCAAGGATGTAGTGTTTACAGTCCCTCTTGATGAGGTTCGCAAAAGTGTTGATGCCAGGGTTACGGTCACCTATGTGGTCACACCGCTTTCCGGCGATGACCAGCCTTCCCTGCCTCTGGCGTTCGATGTCAAGACAGCGCCGCTGCCAGCTCCCGTCATTGACGAGGCCGATGGCCTGCTGCTGGACCCCAATAATGCCCTCAACGGTGCCCACGTTCGTATTGGTGCCGAAGCGAAACTGAAAACCGGAGATTCGGTCACCCTCGTCTGGGCCGGCCAGCCGGGCGGAGGCAGCGTAACCCCCACCAAACCCGTCACCGCTGATGGCGTGCTACTGATCGATATCGCCTACGCCACTGTTCTGGCCAACGATGGCCATCAGGTCGACCTCAGCTATATGATCAAACGCCAGGACAGCAGCATGGAAGGCCCTTCGCCGTTGGCGACCTACGATGTCGAGACCTCCCAGGGTGCGGGCGTACTGAAGGTCATGGGCGCGCGTTTCAACAGGAGCAGTTACCGCAGTTCAGCGACACCGCGCTGGATCAGTGCAATGCACGTCACAACCGGAGCCCCCCTGATGGCCGACTGGCAATACGAGGGCGACTCCACATGGGGTCAGGGCACCACATGGCGCGATACACGTCCCGACCTCATCCTGCGGGTGCGCAGCCAGGGGGATCTGCTCACACTCAACCCGGCCAATATCATTGGCAACGGTAACGACACTACCACCAGCGGTGATGCGGCGCTTGTAGCCCATCGCGATACCGGGGATGTGATCGGCTGGGGTAATGCGTCCTACGGCGCCAGCATTCCTGCAACGATTATCACGATGGACGATATAGTCGAAGTCAGCTGCACCCGTAGCGCTTTTGCCGCACGCCGCACCAATAATCATGTGGTCGTGTGGGGAAATACCTCTGAAGGTGGTTCACAGGGCAGCGTCCCGTCAGACAACTTTGTGTCGGTAAGCAGCAATGGAGTGTCCTTTGCCGGCATCAAGACTTCCGGGAGCGTGGTCGCCTGGGGTGATGTGACCTACGGAGGCAGCGTACCAGCGCCCATTGCGGGCCTGACCGACATCAGCCTGGTCGTGGGAGCGGGTCTTGCATTCGCAGCCCTGCGGCGCACCGGCCAGGTGGTCGCATGGGGCCATGAAAGTTTTGGCGGGGCCGTGCCAGGAGATATCGCGGCCCTGACCGACATCGTCGAGGTATCGGGTAACTACAGCGCCTTTGCTGCCATGCGCGCAAACCGAAGAGTCGTTGCCTGGGGGAACCCGGCCAATGGCGGAACCGTCCCGGCCGACATCGCTGCCTTGACGGATATCCGGGAACTGGGATCTTCCAGCGCACAGGCCTTTACGCTGATCAGGACCACCGGGCAGGTCATGGCCTGGGGGAGCGTCTCCCATGGCGGCACCGTGCCCGGGGATATCGCATCACTGAGGGATATTCAGGAAGTCAGTTCCACCTGGCAGGCATTCGCCGCACGTCGAAGCAACGGTCGAGTGGTGGCCTGGGGCACCGCGACTCATGGCGGCACCGTTCCTCAAGACATCGCAACGCTCACTGACATCGTGCAGGTGGTGGGTAACGCCAAGGCTTTTGCCGCCTTGCGGCGTAACGGAACAGTCGTGGCCTGGGGCGATGCCACCCTGGGTGGCAACACCGCCAGCGTGGTCACGGAACTCACCAACGTCCAGGCCGTGTATGCCAACAGCCAGAGTTTTGTGGCCTTGACCTCGGACGGTCGAGTCGTCACCTGGGGAGTTGCCGGTGGTGGCGGTGACAGCAGCAGTGTGCAAGGCCTGCTGCGTGGAAACGTGTCTTATCTGGCGACAGCAGCTTCCAGAGGCCGAGCCGTGACAGCCAGACGCTCAAGCGAAAAACTCGTCAGCGAGTTCAGCAGCATCGGCGCCTTGCAGACAACAGCGGCCTGGGCAAAGCCGGTAATCGACGAAGCTGAAAACGATATGCTCGACCCCGGGACCGATCCAGACCGCGCCATTGTGACCCATATCCCGCCGGGGGCCTTGAAGTATCTCGACAAGGTCAGCCTGTACGTTGGCGAAGAGCTGATCGACTACATCACGGTCGGTCGCAATGGTCCGGGGCCAGGAATCGACTTTGAAGTGCCAGCTTCGGTATTTCAGAACGTTGAGGAAACGACCGTCAGGGTCTGGTATGGCGTCACTCCGGCAGGCGCAACGGATGAGGAACCCTCGGATGAATTGCTACTGACCCTGAGCGCCGGGTTCGAGGCTGACGCGACGCTGGACCTGAGCACGAAAAACTACGTCGTTGCCGAACATGAATTGCCGGCAAACCCTCCGGCGTTTGCACAGATTACCCGAGCGGCCGACTGGGGCACGGGGCCTTACACCTACAGCAGCAGCGACGACAGTGTGGCAACGGTAGACGCTGACGGTACCGCGACGGCCAGGACCAATGGTTCATGCACGATCAGCGCACGCGACAGCACGGGAGAAACACGCGCCTATTCCCTGACCGTCAGTGGCATCAAGGTCGTTCACTTCCTCACCGGCAGCACCGACTGGGCCGGCATGCAGAGCGTCTGCACGGCAGCCGGAGTCGATCCGATCACCGTGGCGCAGTTCAAGCAGCTCTGGACGCAATACTCCGACAACCTGCCGGTGAGCACCTATCTGGGCTGGCTCGACTACCCCTTCTGGACCGCAGATGCTCTGGGGGGCGGGACCTACTGGACTTACGACCTCAGCGGCAACGATGTCGATGAAAATGCCAGCAGCAGCGACGCTTCCCTGCCTCTCCAGGCCGTGGGCGTTTCGTCGACAGCCGCTCAACTTGCCACTTACAGAAGCCGGGAGAAAACCAGCCAGTAACGGTGTACGCCCCGCCCGGACACTTGACCGGGCGCAGGGCGCTGCACCTCTATTCAGGGAGGCTGAAAGGTCATGAAGACCACAGGAACACTTATCAACGCCATCGTATCGCTGGTGTTGTTCGCCTGTTGCAATGCCCAGGCAATCACCGGTCCGCAAACCGTGCAATTGCTCAACAATCGCTACCAGAGCACCGCCACCACTTGCGCCGTCAACAAACCTGCCTGGCAATGCAATGGCGTACTGCTGCTGGCCGAGACACGACAGCCCGGACAGATGTTCTGGCAGCACAACGACAATGCCACTGCTCTGGGGGCGCAAGGGCTGATCTACTTGCGCAGCGATCTGGGCATACGGCAAGTGAGTCAGCCCAACGGGGTGGTTTTCAGTGACCTGTTCACAGCCGTCGGCAATGGCAAGAAGCTGGAAATACTTTGCGCTTACCCGTTCACACCGGGGCTCGACAGCAACCGCGACAATTATGGCTGCGCCCTGCCCGGCACATTTGAGCCAGAGGCAAACGATGCCAGCTCATGCAGTGCGCAGGGTGTCACCGATGCTTCGTCATGGCTGACGCACTTTCAGCAGCAAGGCAATCAGCCGCAACAACAATGCTCGTTAAGCAGCCTTGACCCGCTCCAGTTCAAGGCCAGTATTCAGGCCCATGAAAGTCTGGACAGTGAATGGTCGGCAAGAGCCAATCAGTTGCAACTCAGAAACTGGGACCCGACCACACCGCAGGATATCCCGGTCCAGGCGCTGTTCTATGACATCAGTCAGACCGGCGGGTTGTCCGCAGCCCAGAAGGATCAGCGCGATTACTTCACGGCCACCGGCCAATGGCTGCCGGTGGTACGCATGAACCTTGAGGACAGCTCCGGCAAGGTGTTCGGCTTCAATCTCCAGGACCAGTTGTATGTCGGCTACAGCGTCGTGGATGCCATGAACAAACGCTATGCCGATACCCGTACGCAATGTCCCGATGGAAGAGCAGCCTACTACTGCAACGGCGTATTGTTTCGTTCCAATGATGCAACACCCGCCTTCCACGCCTGGGATCCGAGCCCCGGTTCCATAGCCAACAACGGCGTTTCATTCACCTATGCGCGCAGCGACGTGCACATCAACATGCTGGCTTACAACCGCCCCTACGGTTTTACCTTCAAGGCTTACAACGCTCCCACGACCTACTTGCCACCCTTGCGCTGTGCCTATCCATACGATGCGGCTACAAGCGGCAGCCCTGATCCCTGCACCTTCCGTGGCGAGTGCGAGGCGATGGGAGTGACCACCGTGGCGGCATGGGCAGCACGCTTTCAGGCCTATCCCTACAGCAGTTGTGCATTCGGCCCCGGCGCCGTGCAGTTCCAGTTGAGCATCGATGTACGCCAGGTATTGCCCGCCAACCTCTACTGGAACGAAATCATGATCGCGGCATGGCCGCGGAACATCCCGAAGGAATTGCCCCTGGAAGCTTTTTTCCATCAGAAAAACATCGGTGGCCTGGCACAGGCTCAGTTCATTCAGAACGATTACTTCCAGCAGACCCAGCGCTTTCTTCCCATCGTGGAAATGGACCTCAACGCTACCGACGGCAAGTTCTTTTCCTACGATCCCGCACAACAACTGGCTCCCGGAGCGCCTGCATCGCGCTCCATGCAGTCCGGCAGCGAACCCCACTGAACCGTACCACGACAGGCCATGGAAAAAGGAGGCGGGAAGGTCATGAAGACCCTGAGCATATTTACCAACATCATTGCATCACTGGGGTTGTTCGCCTGCGTCAGCGCCCAGGCCATCACCGGCCCGGAAACCGTACAACTGCTCAATAACCGCTACCAGAGCACCGCCAGCACGTGTGCGAATGACAAACCTGCCTGGCAATGCAGCGGCGTACTGGTACAAGCCGCTGCACGGCAGGCCGGTCAGATGTTCTGGCACCACAACGCCAATGCCACTGCCCTGGGTGCCGAAGGGCTTGTCTACCTGCGCAGCGACGTGGGCATACGGCAACTGCCTCAGCCAAACGGAGTGATTTTCAGCGATCTGTTCACAGCCATTGGCGATGGCAAGCAACTGGAAATACTCTGCGCTTACCCGCTCACTCAGGGGCTGGACAACACTCGCGGCAATCATGGCTGTGCCCTGCCCGTCAGATTCGAGCCTTCGGCAAACGATGTCAGTTCATGCAGCGCACTGGGCGTCACCGATGCCGCGACATGGCTGACGCACTTTCAGCAACAGGGCAGCAAGCCAGGACAGCAATGCTCCTTGAGCAGCCTGGATCCGCTCCAGTTCATCGCCAGCCTTCAGGCCCACGAAATGCTGGGCAGCCCAGGGTCGGCCCAGACCAACCAGTTGCAACTCAAGAACTGGGACCCGAGCACTGCACGGGATATTCCGGTACAAGCGCTGTTCTACGACATCGACCAGGCTGGTGCGTTGTCCGCAGCCCAGAAGGATCAGCGTGATTACTTCAATGCCACCGGCCAATGGCTGACAGTTGTGCGCATGGACCTGCAGGACAACTCCCCAAACGTGTTCGGTTTCAATCTTCAGGATCAGTTGTATGTGGGTTACGAAATCGCTTCACGGTTGAATCAGCGTTATCAGGACACCGCCCCTCAATGCCGGGATGACAAGGCCGCTTACTTCTGCAATGGCGTATTGATTCGTGGTGCCGACGCCACCCCGCAATTTCATGCGTGGAATCCAAGCCCCAACTCGGTCAGCCGCAACGGAGTATCTTTCAGCTATCTGCGCGCAGACGTTGGCACATTGAAACTCGCCGGCAATCATGGATTCATCATGAAAGAGTCATTCGCGCCCGCCATTCATCCTGTGACGCTGCGTTGCTCCTATCCTGTGAATGCGAGCACCTCAATAATTCCCGACAGTTGCCGCGAAAGCTGCCTGCAACAAGGCATCGTGACAGTGGAGGGATGGAGGGCGCGATATGCCAGCACGGCAAGCTCCAGTTGTGCATTCACGCCCAGCCCGGCGCAATTTCAGCTCAACATCAACGTGCGCAATACCCTGGGTTCTGCCAAGGATTACTGGAATGAACTCATCATCGCTGCATGGCCGCAGGACATCCCCGAAAAGCTGCCTCTGGAAGGATTCTTCTATTCCGAGCCCCAGTCGAAGCCACACGCGCAGTTCATTCAGGCGGACTACTTCAAGACCACCGGCAACTTCCTCCCTGTCATCAGGGCGACACTTGCCAACCACGAGCCCTTTGTCTACGAACTGAACGATCAGCTATCCCCTGGCACACCGGGCTTGAGCAGTCGTGCGCTGGAAGACTAATCCTGAAGACTCCCGATCCGGCCATTGGCACTGGATCAGGAGCCTTCGTGCACATAAGGAAGTGCAGGCATGAAACGCTACTCACCCCGTTTGTTCCCTCCCCAAGACGATGGCTATGGCGCACTGGCATTACGCCCCGTATTGATCAGTGGCATGGCAACCCCGGTCGAAGGAGGCGATGGCGGTATCAACGCTGGCATCATCAACGACAGTCCAATGGGCCTGTTGGCTGCAGTCGATCCCTATCAACGCATGAGTGAAGGCGATCATCTTGAGATTTACTGGGATCAGACCCTGGTTGCCGAATACGACATCGCGGTCAAAGACATCAATAAACGCGTGTTCTTCTATCTTTCGACTACCCCGGTCAAGCCGGAGTGGGCCGAGAAAGTGTTCTATCGCTTGATACGCAAAGGCGCCACTACGCCTGA
Proteins encoded:
- a CDS encoding Ig-like domain-containing protein encodes the protein MDNTLVPEASQEPDTPEPLRFFVSTHDLPPDKGSQISLALDNVMRISTYIPAEKLENGVEMLIGKAVQGAFSLLIPVELEIPGRTGPIPSGEWGINIGAAQDNFPLHGLQLYIPHWSQMSEGDNVKVLLDNTIVVTENIEAGEVDQRVTTFINAARLTPGSHKLHYRLTRLGNVPEDSAETPVFVKLDRPGGEDMDEDVPGHSELRFSLPQEIINDGVDADAAKAGVEATIEPYPNMTENDEIRLSWGGQFLNHTVLATEVGKPVVMTVDEATILAAGDSGDDGLAVTFEVYDIVQNRSEDWSAETRIIVDTGNSRLEAIIVKEAINSVLDLDSLGTAPVTAQIIATKPDFIIGDKIVVKLTGTTVEGDPVLYEAPELPVTALPKVLEQTVPNALIRQLAKSQAIFTYRVVHADSSESLSRGAFITVIGEATRMAEPIAVDAVQGAIDPDLASTRIQIPWDISMAAGDQIILKWIGTRPDMTIYDPQLTPHNITNGEQDSELPITMRVPGTHLKAIEGGTLELYYVLAKDMNGTIVQRESAHATRLNIGEPRAELPAPNVFGIVDGVMDPQMTDTTLTVAVYPGMELGDYVHYLWKGSVSGETTDWIKITTFTLNKPVVFDISGSHIAPNDGGTVEASCWVIHVGSNRRSDSEILSFKVGSEQQVSLPEPSVPGSEDGLLGLEEIPSGARLIVPHWDGMVAGDYLIVTWQDDKGTAPYILEKNITGIMVGKDVVFTVPLDEVRKSVDARVTVTYVVTPLSGDDQPSLPLAFDVKTAPLPAPVIDEADGLLLDPNNALNGAHVRIGAEAKLKTGDSVTLVWAGQPGGGSVTPTKPVTADGVLLIDIAYATVLANDGHQVDLSYMIKRQDSSMEGPSPLATYDVETSQGAGVLKVMGARFNRSSYRSSATPRWISAMHVTTGAPLMADWQYEGDSTWGQGTTWRDTRPDLILRVRSQGDLLTLNPANIIGNGNDTTTSGDAALVAHRDTGDVIGWGNASYGASIPATIITMDDIVEVSCTRSAFAARRTNNHVVVWGNTSEGGSQGSVPSDNFVSVSSNGVSFAGIKTSGSVVAWGDVTYGGSVPAPIAGLTDISLVVGAGLAFAALRRTGQVVAWGHESFGGAVPGDIAALTDIVEVSGNYSAFAAMRANRRVVAWGNPANGGTVPADIAALTDIRELGSSSAQAFTLIRTTGQVMAWGSVSHGGTVPGDIASLRDIQEVSSTWQAFAARRSNGRVVAWGTATHGGTVPQDIATLTDIVQVVGNAKAFAALRRNGTVVAWGDATLGGNTASVVTELTNVQAVYANSQSFVALTSDGRVVTWGVAGGGGDSSSVQGLLRGNVSYLATAASRGRAVTARRSSEKLVSEFSSIGALQTTAAWAKPVIDEAENDMLDPGTDPDRAIVTHIPPGALKYLDKVSLYVGEELIDYITVGRNGPGPGIDFEVPASVFQNVEETTVRVWYGVTPAGATDEEPSDELLLTLSAGFEADATLDLSTKNYVVAEHELPANPPAFAQITRAADWGTGPYTYSSSDDSVATVDADGTATARTNGSCTISARDSTGETRAYSLTVSGIKVVHFLTGSTDWAGMQSVCTAAGVDPITVAQFKQLWTQYSDNLPVSTYLGWLDYPFWTADALGGGTYWTYDLSGNDVDENASSSDASLPLQAVGVSSTAAQLATYRSREKTSQ